One region of Azoarcus sp. CIB genomic DNA includes:
- a CDS encoding c(7)-type cytochrome triheme domain-containing protein codes for MSAPRTSLWMVCAALVCVLPFFAAPRATAEYADVVINRAAEAAGMRPVIFPHWFHRIRFRCKVCHAELGFKMRAGANQIKMTDIIDGRFCGACHDGETAWSVENCDLCHSGKAGLPPGIFGGHETLGPGRW; via the coding sequence ATGAGTGCGCCGCGGACCTCGCTGTGGATGGTTTGTGCTGCGCTGGTGTGCGTGTTGCCATTTTTTGCAGCGCCGCGCGCGACAGCGGAGTATGCTGACGTCGTTATCAATCGAGCCGCCGAAGCGGCCGGCATGCGGCCGGTGATCTTTCCCCACTGGTTCCACCGCATCCGGTTTCGCTGCAAGGTATGTCACGCGGAACTCGGCTTCAAGATGCGGGCAGGCGCGAACCAGATCAAAATGACCGATATCATCGACGGCCGCTTCTGTGGCGCGTGTCATGACGGAGAAACCGCATGGTCAGTCGAGAACTGCGATTTGTGTCATTCCGGGAAGGCGGGACTGCCCCCCGGCATTTTCGGCGGCCACGAAACACTCGGACCCGGACGTTGGTGA
- a CDS encoding c(7)-type cytochrome triheme domain-containing protein, giving the protein MFPQSARADDRSWLPIAKDGLRDSSGPAVKVLQQPADALSPLTPDNAGNQVRWVRALKEGQINPRSSLRKPLKSESYDKDVLLNLNGGMPVVRFPHSVHNEWLDCTNCHDHLFKKQRGATKISMFLILQGEQCGVCHGAVAFPLTECGRCHSVKRADALAELEREAAAQPSATPPPEPAVAPNTPPPARKTEGKTR; this is encoded by the coding sequence GTGTTCCCCCAGTCCGCAAGGGCTGACGACCGTTCCTGGCTCCCGATTGCCAAGGATGGGCTTCGTGATTCCAGCGGTCCCGCCGTGAAAGTGCTCCAACAGCCCGCAGATGCGCTGTCTCCCCTCACTCCAGACAACGCGGGCAATCAGGTCCGCTGGGTCCGCGCCTTGAAGGAGGGCCAGATCAACCCGCGATCAAGCTTGCGGAAACCGCTGAAAAGCGAAAGTTACGACAAGGACGTGCTGTTGAACCTCAACGGGGGCATGCCGGTCGTGCGCTTTCCGCACAGCGTGCACAACGAGTGGCTGGACTGCACGAATTGCCATGACCATTTGTTCAAGAAGCAAAGAGGCGCGACGAAGATCAGCATGTTCCTGATTCTGCAGGGCGAGCAATGCGGGGTCTGTCACGGCGCCGTGGCTTTCCCCCTGACCGAATGCGGCCGCTGCCACAGCGTCAAGCGCGCCGACGCACTGGCCGAACTCGAACGCGAAGCTGCTGCGCAACCCAGCGCCACTCCGCCCCCCGAACCCGCAGTCGCACCGAACACGCCTCCCCCGGCTCGCAAGACCGAAGGCAAAACCAGATGA